The genomic interval AGCAAGCCATCAACGGGGTGCCCAACATGCGGTACATGATGGGAGACGCCACCAGCGCCGGCGAAGGCACCATTCAAATCGTTTTCGAGCCTGGCACGGACCCCAATGTCGCGGTGATGAACGTCAACAATCGCGTGCAGATGGTCAAGAACAATCTGCCGCCAATTGTCGAGCGTGAGGGCATCATCGTGATGCAGAACATGACCAGCATGCTGATGTATGTGAACGTGTTCAGCAAGGATCCCAATGTCGATCAAAACTATCTCTACAACTACGCCACGGTCAACATCCTCAACGAAATCAAGCGGATTCCCGGCGTCGGGCGTGCCACGATTCTAGGCAACCGCTCGTACGCAATGCGAGTCGAGTTGGATTTGGACCGCATGCGGGCATACAAAGTCGATGCCGAAGACGTGATGAAGGCGCTCGATACACAGAGCATGATCGGTTCGCCGGGACGTTTGGGACAAGCCACCGGGACGACTTCGCAAACACTCGAATACGTATTGACCTGGGTCGGTCGTTACAAGACGCCAGAGGAATATAAGAAGATCATTCTGCGAGCGACGCCCGAAGGCGAAATCCTGCGACTCGGCGACGTTGCAAACGTTTCACTCGGATCCTCTTTCTACGACCTCTACTCCGACATCGATGGATTGCCGGCAGCCGCAATCGTGCTCAAGCAAACACCGGGATCCAATGCGGCTGAAGTGATCGAAAAGGTCAAGGAAAAGGTCGAAGAGATCAAGCAAAAATCGTTTCCACCGGGGATGGACTACGCCGTCACCTACGACGTGTCAAACTTCCTGGATGCGTCGATCGAAAAGGTGCTGCACACGTTGTTCGAAGCGTTCATTCTCGTCTCCTTGGTGGTCTACTTGTTCCTGGGCGATTTTCGCAGCACTTTGATTCCGACGTTGGCCGTTCCCGTTTCATTGATCGGAACGTTCTTTTTCATGCTGATGTTTGGCATGTCGATCAACCTGATCACGTTGTTCGCTCTAGTGTTGGCTATCGGCGTCGTGGTCGACGATGCGATCGTGGTGGTGGAGGCGGTGCATGAGAAGATGCACGCCAAGCACCTGGGTCCCTATCAAGCGACCCAGGAAGTGGTACGCGAAATCAGTGGAGCGATCATTGCGATCACGCTGGTGATGACGGCCGTTTTCGTGCCGGTGACTTTCATGACGGGGCCTGTTGGGGTGTTCTATCGCCAGTTTGCATTGACGATGGCAATGTCGATCGTCATTTCGGGCGTGGTGGCATTGTCACTCACACCCGTGTTGTGTGCGATGATTCTGAAACCGCTGGACGACAAGGGCCAACGTGGCATCGTCGGTGCGATCAATCGGGGGATGTCAAAAATCGCTGGCCAATATGATTTTGTCTTGCGAGGCCTACTGTGCCTGATACTGGGCTGCGCGGTGGGCGTGGCAGTCTACAGCCTACTGCACATTGAGATCGTTCACGAGGTCATTTCGGAGCAGGTTGAACTCAGTGACATGCGTATTTATGTCATCGCTGGGATAGCCGCCGTTCTCGCTGTCTTTTCGTTCCGTTCGACGTTCTCCGGGTTCAACGGTAGCCCCAAGAGACGAAGTCCCATCGGGGTGTTCTTGCACGTTTTTGACCGCGGTGTGGAGATGGTCACAGGCGGGTACGCAGCGGTGCTGAGACGTATCATCACTCGCCGTGTCATGACCGTCGTGGTGATCGGATTGTTCGGGTATGGCATCATGGTGGTCAACAAGGTGTTGCCCACCGGGTTCATTCCCCTGGAGGATCAAGGAATGATCTATGGCATCGTGCAAACGCCGCCTGGATCGACGCTGGAGTACACCAACGCAAAGTGTCATGAGCTGCAAGCGATCTGTGAGAAGATGGATGAGATCACATCTGTATCATCGATTGCGGGATACGAAGTTCTGACCGAGGGTCGTGGTTCCAACGCGGGCACCTGTATCATCAACTTGAAACCATGGGCCGATCGTGAACTGACATCCAAGCAGATCATTGAAGAATTAGAAAAACGCGGCACGGATATCGCCAACGTCAAGTTGGAATTCTTTGAACCACCGGCCGTCCCCGGCTTCGGAGCTGCTGGCGGTTTCTCCGTGAATTTGCTCGATAAAACCAATAGCGGCGACTACACGGCCTTGGGCGAGGAAACCGACAAGTTCATGGAGGCGTTGGGCAAACGGAAGGAACTCAAGGGTCTGTTCACTTTCTTTGCCGCCAACTATCCCCAGTACGAAATCATCATCGACAACGACGTTGCGATGCAGAAAGGGGTGTCGATACGTGACGCCATGGACAACCTGTCGATTGTCATCGGCAGTACTTGGGAACAGGGTTTCGTACGGTTCGGTCAGTTCTACAAGGTCTATGTTCAGGCCGCGCCCGAGTTCCGTCGTTACCCGGAAGACTTGGACAACATGTTTGTCAAAAACGAGGCTGGCGAAATGGTGCCCTATTCCGCATTCATGCGAATTGAAAAGAAACAGGGTTTGAACGAAATCAGCCGTTACAACTTGTATCCCACCGCGCCGATTCAGGGTGCACCTGCAGCGGGTTACAGCAGTGGAGAAGCGATTGCGGCGATCAAGGAAGTTGCGGCCGAGACATTGCCCAACGGTTTCGACATCGACTGGCGTGGTCTGGCGTATGACGAAGCCAAGGCGGGCAATACGGCGGTCTACATTTTCTTGATCGTGGTGATTTTCGTCTACATGGTTTTGGTGGGTCAGTACGAAAGCTTCATCATTCCTCTCGCTGTTTTGACATCATTGCCAGTGGGGATTTTTGGCTCCTTCGCTTTCTTAAAGGC from Stieleria varia carries:
- a CDS encoding efflux RND transporter permease subunit codes for the protein MFERFLHRPALAIVISLLILFMGGLAINVLPISQFPSVAPPSVRVSVSYPGASAKILIDSTMVILEQAINGVPNMRYMMGDATSAGEGTIQIVFEPGTDPNVAVMNVNNRVQMVKNNLPPIVEREGIIVMQNMTSMLMYVNVFSKDPNVDQNYLYNYATVNILNEIKRIPGVGRATILGNRSYAMRVELDLDRMRAYKVDAEDVMKALDTQSMIGSPGRLGQATGTTSQTLEYVLTWVGRYKTPEEYKKIILRATPEGEILRLGDVANVSLGSSFYDLYSDIDGLPAAAIVLKQTPGSNAAEVIEKVKEKVEEIKQKSFPPGMDYAVTYDVSNFLDASIEKVLHTLFEAFILVSLVVYLFLGDFRSTLIPTLAVPVSLIGTFFFMLMFGMSINLITLFALVLAIGVVVDDAIVVVEAVHEKMHAKHLGPYQATQEVVREISGAIIAITLVMTAVFVPVTFMTGPVGVFYRQFALTMAMSIVISGVVALSLTPVLCAMILKPLDDKGQRGIVGAINRGMSKIAGQYDFVLRGLLCLILGCAVGVAVYSLLHIEIVHEVISEQVELSDMRIYVIAGIAAVLAVFSFRSTFSGFNGSPKRRSPIGVFLHVFDRGVEMVTGGYAAVLRRIITRRVMTVVVIGLFGYGIMVVNKVLPTGFIPLEDQGMIYGIVQTPPGSTLEYTNAKCHELQAICEKMDEITSVSSIAGYEVLTEGRGSNAGTCIINLKPWADRELTSKQIIEELEKRGTDIANVKLEFFEPPAVPGFGAAGGFSVNLLDKTNSGDYTALGEETDKFMEALGKRKELKGLFTFFAANYPQYEIIIDNDVAMQKGVSIRDAMDNLSIVIGSTWEQGFVRFGQFYKVYVQAAPEFRRYPEDLDNMFVKNEAGEMVPYSAFMRIEKKQGLNEISRYNLYPTAPIQGAPAAGYSSGEAIAAIKEVAAETLPNGFDIDWRGLAYDEAKAGNTAVYIFLIVVIFVYMVLVGQYESFIIPLAVLTSLPVGIFGSFAFLKAMGLANDVYCQIGLVMLVGLLGKNAILIIEFAVQRRQEGLSIMDAGVEGGKLRFRPILMTSFAFIAGLIPLVRATGPGAIGNRTIGTTAVGGMLLGTLIGVLVIPGLYYLFAKFADGRTLIRDEHDEPLSEIFER